The genomic DNA GCATAGCCACTACGGCTGTGCCCCGTTTTCTCCACGTAACATTCTTAGTCGGCCCTTCCTTGAGAAATCTCCTGTCCTCTAGCGTTCGTCTTTAATTATCAATAGTTTATGAATATCCCCAAGCAATGTTAGTTAATATTTTTAAAATACTTAAAAATATTTATATTTTTATGTTGAAATATTTAAAAAGTTAATTTATAAATCTATTTTACTTGATTTAATAAGAGATATCTGAAATGTCATCAGAGCAAAAAACCAAAGAATGGCAAGAGCTAGCACAGCTCACCCGAGGGCGGCCTGTTGTGGTTGAGCGAGTCAGGTTGACGGATATGGACATCGTCGTTGAAGGCTCTTTCGAGCTTCCCCAGTTGGCGAGGTTGGACTTGGAAGACCAGGTCTTTATCACCGCATTTGTGCGTAGCCACGGATCCATCAAGGAGATGGAGCAGATTTTCGGTGTCAGCTATCCGACCATTAAATCCCGGCTCACGCGGATCGCCAACAGTCTGGAATTCGTCGAAACCAATCCTGCACCCACCCAGGCTGACATTCTGGGACGGCTCAAGCACGGCGAGATCAGCGCGCAAGATGCCATCCGCGAACTGGAGGCGTTGAAATGATCCCTCTTCTGGCCGTAATCCGCGTGGCGCACAAGCCGCATTCTTGCTTTCGTCTCTGGCTGCCGCTTTTTCTCCTGTGGATGGTGCTTTTGCCGCTCATGCTTCTGCTCGCGCCATTGATCTGCGTGGTTTGTCTGGCGCAACAGGTGGATCCCTTTCGTGCGCTGAGAGCTTTGTGGCAGATGCTGTGCGCTCTGCGAGGCGCCAAGTTTGAAGTCAATCATCGGAACAGTTTAGTTTTTCTCAACATTTTTTAGGAGGAACCAATGAACGAACGTCGCAAAGAAGTTTTGGAAATGCTTGCCGCCGGCCGGATCACGGCTGAAGAGGCTGAACAACTGATTGCCGCCCTGGAGAACGGGCCGCGTGCTTCCTCGGGCATTGGCCCTGAACCGGAAGCCAGGCCCAAGCCCAAGTACCTGCGCGTGGTGGTGGATGCAGAGGGCGAAACCGCTCCCACCAAGGCGAATATTCGTGTGCCCATGCAACTGCTGCGTGCGGGCGTGAAGCTGGCCGGTCTGATTCCGCCGCAAGCGCGGGAGCACGTGAACGATGCGCTGCGCCAGAAGGGTATCCCGTTTGATGTCTCCCAAATCAAGCCCGAGAACCTCGAGGAACTCATCGAGCAACTCCATGACCTGACCATAGATGTTGACGGCCAGGTCAAGGTCGCCGTGTTTTGCGAGTAGCAGTTGTTGAAATATTCTTGGATAAAGGCCCGGAACGGGCCGTCGGAGAATTTAGCCCAGCACGCAAGTGCTGGGCAGGCGGTTATTAATGGCTTGAGCCCCGGCGGGGCGGCACAAAATGATTCGTTACAGCCAAG from Terriglobales bacterium includes the following:
- a CDS encoding DUF2089 family protein, which encodes MSSEQKTKEWQELAQLTRGRPVVVERVRLTDMDIVVEGSFELPQLARLDLEDQVFITAFVRSHGSIKEMEQIFGVSYPTIKSRLTRIANSLEFVETNPAPTQADILGRLKHGEISAQDAIRELEALK